From one Lycium ferocissimum isolate CSIRO_LF1 chromosome 5, AGI_CSIRO_Lferr_CH_V1, whole genome shotgun sequence genomic stretch:
- the LOC132055384 gene encoding protein CHUP1, chloroplastic-like, which produces MVRDNRNIIRPDVLKIGVVLAISVGGIIYTIFRTKRIKPSKSNTSPPPYTTGGENGELTNDDQASHATHSPSSRKSVSTTSEKHEDLHISKHIIEHSTGVPSSSGVFDTERDGFYLPEFNELVKELNLSTSKRDIETVTQHEDSPREYRIVEMVNHDQQEIKSLKNIVKTLEERERTLEIQLLEYYGLKEQETAIMELQNQLNINNVEAKLFGLKIESLTADKMRLEAKVADYAKVLSELEAAKVKIKQLKKKIRSEGDHNKEHILVLQEKVMKLHDQEKKTVEAELDFQSKLWKLKDLENQADELKKSNQSLRKENSDLAHRLESVQIIAASVLENEETEALKEETLQLRKQNEDLAKEVERLKADRCNDAEELVYLRWINACLRYEMRNYQPVTGKTIARDLSKTLSPKSEEKAKQLILEYANKEESPGEREINVSDLDSEWSSSRTSFLTDSVEFDDTSTDNSSPRKTQSSSKKKVFSKLMRLVRGKGRHLSRSSSMDMVNTLEDNVARHSSYSPGYSSGLDGLNSRSRASSQGSSKQFLDLHSVSQDSRRGKLGENNSLMNSRQNSDGGSSSGSGKLDYISSRLTDSPQEHKTKDDPEKTELVKYAEVLKGSRSKTGFCRRSASVSSF; this is translated from the exons ATGGTGAGAGATAATAGGAACATAATAAGGCCTGATGTCCTGAAAATTGGGGTTGTTTTGGCTATATCTGTTGGTGGAATTATCTATACCATTTTCAGAACCAAAAGAATCAAGCCCTCCAAATCCAATACATCTCCCCCTCCATACACAACAG GTGGTGAAAATGGTGAGCTCACAAATGATGATCAGGCCTCCCATGCAACTCATTCACCTTCCTCCCGAAAATCAGTTTCTACCACCTCAGAGAAACAC GAGGACCTCCACATCTCTAAACACATTATTGAGCATTCTACAGGTGTTCCATCTAGCAGTGGTGTATTCGACACAGAGAGAGATGGATTTTACCTGCCAGAATTTAATGAACTTGTAAAGGAACTTAATTTATCTACCTCAAAGAGAGACATCGAAACAGTGACACAGCATGAAGATTCACCAAGAGAATATAGAATTGTTGAAATGGTTAACCATGATCAACAAGAGATTAAGAGCCTGAAAAACATTGTTAAAACTCTCGAAGAGAGGGAGAGGACTCTAGAAATCCAATTGCTCGAGTATTATGGTCTTAAGGAGCAAGAAACTGCTATCATGGAGcttcaaaatcaactaaacatAAACAATGTGGAGGCCAAGCTTTTCGGTCTCAAGATTGAGTCATTAACGGCAGATAAGATGAGGTTAGAGGCTAAAGTGGCCGATTATGCAAAAGTTCTTTCTGAGCTCGAAGCTGCAAAAGTGAAGATAAAGCAACTCAAAAAAAAGATAAGATCAGAAGGTGATCACAATAAAGAACATATTTTAGTCCTTCAAGAAAAAGTTATGAAGTTGCATGACCAGGAAAAGAAGACCGTTGAAGCTGAGTTGGATTTTCAGTCAAAGCTCTGGAAACTCAAGGATTTGGAGAATCAGGCTGATGAGTTGAAGAAATCTAACCAAagtttaagaaaagaaaattcagatCTGGCTCATAGACTGGAATCTGTTCAGATCATTGCTGCTTCCGTCTTGGAGAATGAAGAA ACAGAAGCACTGAAGGAGGAAACTCTACAGTTGAGGAAGCAAAATGAAGATTTAGCAAAGGAAGTTGAGCGGCTTAAAGCAGATCGCTGCAATGATGCTGAGGAACTAGTCTATCTCCGATGGATAAATGCTTGCTTGCGATATGAGATGAGGAACTATCAGCCAGTCACAGGCAAGACAATTGCAAGAGACCTCAGCAAAACATTGAGCCCCAAGTCAGAGGAGAAAGCCAAGCAACTAATTCTTGAATATGCAAACAAAGAAGAAAGTCCGGGGGAAAGGGAGATCAATGTTAGTGATCTTGATTCCGAATGGTCCTCCTCCCGAACATCCTTTCTTACAGACTCCGTTGAATTTGATGACACTTCTACTGATAACTCATCACCCCGTAAGACTCAGAGTTCGAGCAAAAAGAAGGTGTTTAGTAAGCTTATGAGACTAGTACGTGGAAAGGGCCGCCATCTTAGTCGGAGTTCTTCTATGGATATGGTGAACACTTTAGAAGATAATGTAGCAAGACATTCTAGCTATTCTCCAGGCTACAGTTCTGGTTTAGATGGGCTCAACAGCAGGTCAAGAGCATCCTCACAGGGTTCATCCAAACAATTTCTGGACTTACATTCTGTGTCTCAAGATTCAAGGAGAGGCAAATTAGGAGAAAACAACTCTCTGATGAATAGTAGGCAAAATAGTGATGGGGGTTCGTCGTCAGGTTCAGGAAAATTGGATTATATATCAAGTCGTCTAACCGATTCACCTCAAGAACACAAAACTAAAGATGATCCAGAGAAAACCGAGTTGGTGAAATATGCAGAAGTGTTAAAAGGGTCCCGTTCTAAAACCGGATTTTGCAGGAGATCAGCATCTGTTAGTTCCTTCTAA
- the LOC132055385 gene encoding uncharacterized protein LOC132055385: protein MGKAKKAPKFAVMKKMVTHKAIKQHKEEVLNPNKKDLTKEKLPRNVPYVSSALFFKYNTALGPPYLVLVDTNFINFSIQNKLDLEKAMMDCLYAKCTPCITDCVMAELEKLGQKYRVALRIAKDPRFERLPCTHKGTYADDCIVERVTQHKCYIVATCDRDLKRRIRKVPGVPIMYITNHKYSIERLPEATMGGAPRF, encoded by the exons ATGGGGAAAGCAAAAAAAGCTCCCAAATTTGCAGTAATGAAGAAAATGGTCACTCACAAAGCAATTAAACA GCATAAAGAGGAAGTTTTGAACCCTAATAAGAAAGATTTGACTAAAGAAAAGCTTCCAAGAAACGT GCCTTATGTTTCGTCTGCACTTTTCTTCAAGTACAACACAGCTTTGGGGCCGCCTTATCTTGTTTTAGTTGATACTAACTTTATCAATTTCTCCATTCAGAATAAA TTGGATCTGGAGAAAGCTATGATGGATTGCTTGTATGCCAAAT GTACTCCTTGCATTACAGACTGTGTCATGGCTGAGCTTGAGAAGCTGGGTCAGAAATACCGTGTTGCTCTTAG aATTGCGAAAGATCCCCGATTTGAAAGGCTTCCCTGTACTCACAAAGGGACATATGCTGATGATTGCATTGTTGAGAGAGTTACACAG CACAAGTGCTATATTGTCGCAACATGTGATAGAGATTTGAAGCGTAGAATTCGCAAG GTCCCTGGTGTACCAATCATGTACATCACTAATCACAAGTACTCAATTGAGAGGTTGCCTGAAGCAACAATGGGTGGAG CTCCAAGATTTTGA